A genomic window from Pseudonocardia broussonetiae includes:
- a CDS encoding aromatic ring-hydroxylating oxygenase subunit alpha — protein MTAYDDLPARPVPAALFTEESTYRHTRLPVDRASTLLPDAYTSPEFFALERERVFAAGWVPVGIAADVDRPGACVVVDVAGRSVIVTRDRSGGLRAFHNVCRHRAARLLDADARELGRRGRIRCPYHSWTYDSDGSCLGTPLFEDSGVPDGQQPVFDTSGATAFDRADHGLLPVAVDTWGFLLFVHLGGDPAPLAEHLGDLPQRFADHGLHRWTPQRRRTYDVAANHKLIAENFMEYYHLPWVHPELSRVSKFSDHYRWQGPGMYTGMCTTPVSRSEDGGWDGLAALDTLGPDDAASGRFVWLFPSCALVVLPNHAFVLLNRPVAADRTVETAVLLTHPAALESPGAQQDLDRLAEFWDLVNRQDLEVVERVQEGIANPAYRGGRMCYRFEEPLHRFQNMVVDRMVGVDRVPGGDAETTTRMFPDPV, from the coding sequence ATGACCGCCTACGACGACCTCCCCGCCCGCCCGGTCCCCGCGGCGCTGTTCACCGAGGAGTCCACCTACCGCCACACCCGGCTGCCGGTGGACCGGGCCTCGACGCTGCTCCCGGACGCGTACACCTCACCGGAGTTCTTCGCCCTCGAGCGGGAGCGGGTGTTCGCCGCCGGGTGGGTGCCGGTCGGGATCGCCGCCGACGTCGACCGGCCGGGGGCGTGCGTCGTCGTCGACGTGGCGGGCCGCTCGGTGATCGTGACGCGCGACCGCAGCGGCGGGCTGCGCGCGTTCCACAACGTCTGCCGCCACCGCGCCGCCCGCCTGCTCGACGCGGACGCCCGCGAGCTCGGCAGGCGCGGGCGCATCCGCTGCCCGTACCACAGCTGGACCTACGACTCCGACGGCTCGTGCCTGGGCACGCCGCTGTTCGAGGACTCCGGCGTGCCCGACGGGCAGCAGCCGGTCTTCGACACCTCCGGCGCGACCGCGTTCGACCGCGCCGACCACGGCCTGCTCCCCGTCGCCGTCGACACCTGGGGGTTCCTGCTGTTCGTGCACCTGGGCGGGGACCCCGCGCCGCTGGCCGAGCACCTGGGCGACCTGCCGCAGCGCTTCGCCGACCACGGCCTGCACCGGTGGACCCCGCAGCGCCGCCGCACCTACGACGTGGCCGCCAACCACAAGCTGATCGCCGAGAACTTCATGGAGTACTACCACCTGCCCTGGGTGCACCCGGAGCTGAGCAGGGTGTCGAAGTTCTCCGACCACTACCGCTGGCAGGGGCCCGGCATGTACACGGGGATGTGCACGACGCCGGTGTCGCGCTCCGAGGACGGCGGCTGGGACGGCCTCGCCGCGCTCGACACCCTCGGCCCCGACGACGCCGCCAGCGGCCGCTTCGTCTGGCTGTTCCCCAGCTGCGCGCTGGTGGTGCTGCCCAACCACGCGTTCGTGCTGCTCAACCGCCCGGTCGCGGCGGACCGCACGGTGGAGACCGCGGTCCTGCTCACCCACCCCGCGGCGCTGGAGTCCCCCGGCGCCCAGCAGGACCTCGACCGGCTCGCGGAGTTCTGGGACCTGGTGAACCGGCAGGACCTGGAGGTCGTCGAGCGCGTCCAGGAGGGCATCGCGAACCCCGCCTACCGCGGCGGCCGCATGTGCTACCGCTTCGAGGAGCCGCTGCACCGCTTCCAGAACATGGTCGTCGACCGGATGGTGGGCGTCGACCGGGTGCCCGGCGGGGACGCGGAGACCACCACGCGGATGTTCCCCGACCCGGTCTGA
- a CDS encoding DEAD/DEAH box helicase, translating into MSALARAVREIEAALRGGRTTSATRTKFQAVALLLRDERTRVQSDGAGTAAQRAEQLKRLDAIATSLAMAAVRDPGLLALLAEDAVVSDEARSLRRDVLRTAGIEPAFETGTAEAPPVEEAPAAPAKPRVVPQSVVSRQLANPFLAPDFAAARPSAPRATPLAGWELLGPLLRSFERAAPSASTSMTLPEPSRRTIPGGRELMPHQARLVSAAAQGHRTFLLADEPGLGKTAQALLAAEAANAYPLLVVVPNVVKTNWVREAGLWTPHRRATAIHGNGDAVDGFADIVVVNYEVLDRHVGWLGDFGFRGMVVDEAHFIKNKTSQRSRHVLELSDRIRSFTARPLLMALTGTPLINDIEDFLAIWQFLGWIDATTPRAELMDSLAATGLNPADPGFYTAARTSVVDLGIVRRRKVDVAADIPARRVADLPVELDGAAGRSIRAAERDLARRMVARYSDAIANRRSGPVVEGIDHELVRRVARWEQKDAAEAGSGDNVFGMMRRIGQAKAGLAADYAAQLAHSAGKVVFFAKHVDVMDAAEELFAERGIRYSSIRGDQTPTVRQRNIDAFVEDPGVAVAVCSLTAAGVGINLQVASNIVLAELSWTAAEQTQAIDRSHRIGQAEPVTAWRIIAAQTIDARIAELIDSKAGLAAQALDGSEEEVGSSTDVQHAALVALLTDALTAA; encoded by the coding sequence ATGTCGGCACTCGCGCGCGCCGTGCGCGAGATCGAGGCCGCGCTGCGCGGGGGCCGCACGACGTCCGCGACGCGCACCAAGTTCCAGGCGGTCGCGCTGCTGCTGCGCGACGAGCGCACCCGCGTGCAGTCCGACGGCGCCGGCACCGCCGCGCAGCGCGCCGAGCAGCTCAAGCGCCTCGACGCGATCGCGACGAGCCTCGCGATGGCCGCGGTCCGCGACCCGGGGCTGCTGGCCCTGCTCGCCGAGGACGCCGTCGTCTCCGACGAGGCCCGCTCGCTGCGGCGCGACGTCCTGCGGACCGCGGGCATCGAGCCGGCCTTCGAGACCGGCACCGCCGAGGCCCCGCCCGTGGAGGAGGCCCCGGCCGCCCCCGCCAAGCCGCGGGTGGTGCCGCAGTCGGTCGTCTCGCGCCAGCTGGCCAACCCCTTCCTCGCGCCCGACTTCGCCGCCGCCCGGCCCAGCGCCCCCCGCGCGACGCCGCTGGCCGGCTGGGAGCTGCTCGGCCCGCTGCTGCGGTCCTTCGAGCGCGCCGCGCCCTCGGCGTCCACGTCCATGACGCTGCCCGAGCCGTCGCGCCGCACGATCCCGGGCGGGCGCGAGCTCATGCCCCACCAGGCGCGGCTGGTCTCCGCGGCCGCCCAGGGGCACCGCACCTTCCTGCTCGCCGACGAGCCCGGGCTGGGCAAGACGGCCCAGGCGCTGCTCGCCGCCGAGGCCGCGAACGCCTACCCGCTGCTCGTCGTCGTGCCCAACGTCGTCAAGACCAACTGGGTGCGCGAGGCCGGGCTGTGGACGCCGCACCGCCGGGCCACCGCGATCCACGGCAACGGCGACGCCGTCGACGGCTTCGCCGACATCGTCGTCGTCAACTACGAGGTGCTCGACCGCCACGTCGGCTGGCTCGGCGACTTCGGCTTCCGCGGGATGGTCGTCGACGAGGCGCACTTCATCAAGAACAAGACCTCGCAGCGGTCGAGGCACGTCCTGGAGCTGTCGGACCGCATCCGGTCGTTCACCGCGCGCCCGCTGCTGATGGCGCTCACCGGCACCCCGCTGATCAACGACATCGAGGACTTCCTCGCCATCTGGCAGTTCCTCGGCTGGATCGACGCCACCACGCCGCGCGCCGAGCTGATGGACTCCCTCGCCGCCACCGGCCTCAACCCCGCCGACCCGGGCTTCTACACCGCGGCCCGCACGTCCGTGGTCGACCTCGGCATCGTCCGGCGCCGCAAGGTCGACGTGGCCGCCGACATCCCGGCGCGCCGCGTCGCCGACCTCCCCGTCGAGCTGGACGGCGCCGCCGGCCGCTCGATCCGGGCGGCCGAGCGCGACCTCGCCCGCCGCATGGTGGCCCGCTACTCCGACGCCATCGCCAACCGGCGCTCCGGCCCCGTGGTCGAGGGCATCGACCACGAGCTCGTGCGCCGCGTGGCCCGGTGGGAGCAGAAGGACGCCGCCGAGGCGGGGTCGGGCGACAACGTGTTCGGCATGATGCGCCGGATCGGCCAGGCCAAGGCCGGGCTCGCCGCCGACTACGCCGCGCAGCTCGCGCACAGCGCGGGCAAGGTCGTCTTCTTCGCCAAGCACGTCGACGTCATGGACGCCGCCGAGGAGCTGTTCGCCGAGCGCGGCATCCGGTACTCCTCGATCCGCGGCGACCAGACGCCGACGGTGCGCCAGCGCAACATCGACGCGTTCGTCGAGGACCCGGGCGTCGCCGTCGCGGTCTGCTCCCTCACCGCGGCCGGCGTCGGGATCAACCTGCAGGTGGCGTCGAACATCGTCCTCGCGGAGCTGTCCTGGACCGCCGCCGAGCAGACCCAGGCCATCGACCGCAGCCACCGGATCGGCCAGGCCGAGCCGGTCACCGCGTGGCGGATCATCGCCGCGCAGACGATCGACGCCCGCATCGCCGAGCTGATCGACAGCAAGGCCGGGCTCGCGGCCCAGGCCCTCGACGGTTCCGAGGAGGAGGTCGGCTCGTCGACCGACGTGCAGCACGCCGCGCTGGTCGCGCTGCTGACCGACGCCCTGACCGCCGCGTAG
- a CDS encoding long-chain-fatty-acid--CoA ligase, whose protein sequence is MTAAAGPAGTRLLSTMQDFPLTVSAMLRHARDVHPDAPVLTCRDGVVVDRSTLGATVERATRLAAGLAATGVAPGDRVASLCWNHRTHLEVFFAVPAMGAALHLVNARLSDDQLVFVVNDAADTVLIADPDLLERVRPLLPRMPLLRTVVVVGEAVEPGELSYEELLAPPGTEVDWPELGERAPAGISYTTGTTGLPKGVVYSHRSIWLNALTISGGPAMALSDRDLVLQVTPMFHVNGWGLPHAAALTGAGLVLPGRTVSPPALAAAVAATRPTVAVGVPLIWSQLAREPGVDLASLRLVVSAGSSVPPALIERYATEFGVELVQGWGMTETSPWGGVARAPGAELDDPSTPWRHWSGRLLPGVEMRAVSPEGEVVARDGVAVGELEVRGPWVTGSYLGLQGEDADQRFSPDGWLRTGDVGVINRTGFFKITDRAKDVIKSGGEWIASAALEDLLVAHPDVVEAAVIGVPDPRWDERPLAVVVTRTGADAAALRDFLFERVPRWWVPERWAFVTELPRTSVGKLDKRTLRRRHADGGALEVVDLSGA, encoded by the coding sequence ATGACGGCCGCGGCCGGCCCGGCGGGCACCCGCCTGCTGAGCACCATGCAGGACTTCCCGCTCACGGTGTCGGCGATGCTGCGGCACGCGCGCGACGTGCACCCCGACGCGCCGGTGCTGACCTGCCGCGACGGCGTCGTCGTCGACCGGTCGACGCTCGGGGCGACGGTGGAGCGGGCCACCCGGCTCGCCGCGGGCCTCGCCGCCACCGGCGTCGCGCCGGGCGACCGCGTCGCGAGCCTGTGCTGGAACCACCGCACCCACCTCGAGGTCTTCTTCGCGGTGCCGGCGATGGGCGCGGCGCTGCACCTGGTGAACGCGCGGCTGTCCGACGACCAGCTGGTGTTCGTCGTCAACGACGCCGCCGACACGGTGCTGATCGCCGATCCCGACCTCCTGGAGCGGGTCCGCCCGCTGCTGCCGCGGATGCCCCTCCTGCGCACGGTCGTGGTGGTCGGCGAGGCGGTCGAGCCGGGGGAGCTGTCCTACGAGGAGCTGCTCGCACCGCCCGGGACGGAGGTCGACTGGCCCGAGCTCGGCGAGCGGGCGCCGGCCGGGATCAGCTACACGACCGGCACGACGGGCCTGCCCAAGGGCGTGGTCTACAGCCACCGCTCGATCTGGCTCAACGCGCTGACGATCAGCGGCGGGCCCGCGATGGCGCTGTCGGACCGCGACCTGGTCCTGCAGGTCACGCCGATGTTCCACGTCAACGGCTGGGGCCTGCCGCACGCCGCCGCGCTCACCGGCGCCGGGCTCGTCCTGCCCGGGCGCACGGTGAGCCCGCCCGCCCTGGCCGCCGCGGTGGCCGCGACCCGGCCGACCGTCGCGGTCGGGGTGCCGCTGATCTGGTCGCAGCTCGCGCGCGAGCCCGGCGTCGACCTCGCGTCGCTGCGCCTGGTCGTGTCGGCCGGGTCCTCGGTGCCGCCCGCGCTCATCGAGCGGTACGCCACGGAGTTCGGCGTGGAGCTGGTGCAGGGCTGGGGGATGACCGAGACGAGCCCGTGGGGCGGCGTCGCGCGGGCGCCCGGGGCCGAGCTCGACGACCCCTCGACGCCGTGGCGCCACTGGTCGGGCCGGCTGCTGCCCGGCGTGGAGATGCGGGCGGTGTCGCCCGAGGGCGAGGTCGTGGCGCGCGACGGCGTGGCCGTCGGGGAGCTGGAGGTCCGCGGCCCGTGGGTCACCGGCTCCTACCTCGGACTGCAGGGGGAGGACGCCGACCAGCGGTTCTCCCCGGACGGCTGGCTGCGCACCGGCGACGTCGGCGTCATCAACCGCACCGGCTTCTTCAAGATCACCGACCGGGCCAAGGACGTCATCAAGTCGGGCGGGGAGTGGATCGCCTCGGCCGCGCTGGAGGACCTGCTGGTGGCCCACCCCGACGTCGTCGAGGCGGCGGTGATCGGCGTGCCGGACCCGCGCTGGGACGAGCGCCCGCTCGCCGTCGTCGTCACCCGGACCGGGGCCGACGCGGCCGCCCTGCGCGACTTCCTGTTCGAGCGGGTGCCCCGCTGGTGGGTGCCCGAGCGCTGGGCGTTCGTCACCGAGCTGCCCCGCACCAGCGTGGGCAAGCTCGACAAGCGGACGCTGCGCCGCCGCCACGCCGACGGCGGCGCGCTCGAGGTGGTGGACCTGAGCGGCGCCTGA
- a CDS encoding AMP-binding protein — MIVRSAYPDPVVPDVSLTEFLFGDLDPADADRPAVLDAATGRGYTYGELVAVIGRVAAGLAERGVGPGDVVGLYAPNSPEYPVAFYGVLAAGGVVSPANAMYTARELAHQLRDSAATVLVTSEQGLPCAREAAAASGVRFLVVLGRAEGSTGTDGSTGPLPEVALDELTATTAPAPDPGTGPGDLAVLPYSSGTTGLPKGVMLTHRNVVANLFQMRPLGRVGPDSALLAVLPLSHIYAMTGIMNSGLWLRARVVTMGRFELAGFLSAIERHRIDHLYIAPPIAVALAKSPLVDEHDLRSVAIICSAAAPLDADLGRAVAARLDAAMLQGYGLTESSPCTHGIPQDRPDVDVGSIGVLMAGVEARVVDPGTGEDVAPGERGELWCRGPNIMRGYLNNPGATAAAVDEDGFLHTGDLVELRGDVFHVVDRLKELIKYKGYQIAPAELEAVLLGIDAVADAAVIGVVDGLGDEVPKAFVVRRDGHGDLGADEVMALVAQRVAPYKKVRRVEFLDAIPKSPSGKILRKALRDRERERDRERAAAVAPA, encoded by the coding sequence ATGATCGTGCGCAGTGCCTACCCCGACCCCGTCGTCCCCGACGTGTCGCTGACCGAGTTCCTGTTCGGCGACCTCGACCCCGCCGACGCCGACCGGCCCGCGGTCCTCGACGCCGCGACCGGCCGCGGCTACACCTACGGGGAGCTGGTGGCGGTCATCGGGCGGGTCGCCGCCGGGCTGGCCGAGCGCGGCGTGGGCCCCGGCGACGTCGTCGGCCTCTACGCGCCGAACAGCCCGGAGTACCCGGTGGCGTTCTACGGCGTGCTGGCCGCGGGCGGGGTGGTCTCGCCCGCCAACGCGATGTACACCGCCCGCGAGCTCGCCCACCAGCTGCGCGACTCCGCCGCGACGGTGCTCGTCACCTCCGAGCAGGGCCTGCCGTGCGCGCGGGAGGCCGCCGCCGCGTCCGGGGTGCGGTTCCTGGTCGTGCTGGGCCGCGCAGAGGGCTCCACCGGTACGGACGGGTCCACCGGCCCGCTCCCCGAGGTCGCCCTCGACGAGCTGACGGCCACGACGGCCCCCGCGCCCGACCCCGGCACCGGGCCCGGCGACCTGGCCGTGCTGCCCTACTCGTCGGGCACGACCGGCCTGCCCAAGGGCGTCATGCTCACCCACCGCAACGTGGTGGCGAACCTGTTCCAGATGCGCCCGCTGGGCCGCGTCGGGCCGGACTCGGCGCTGCTGGCCGTGCTGCCGCTGTCGCACATCTACGCGATGACCGGGATCATGAACTCCGGCCTGTGGCTGCGCGCCCGGGTCGTCACGATGGGGCGCTTCGAGCTCGCCGGGTTCCTGTCGGCGATCGAGCGCCACCGCATCGACCACCTCTACATCGCCCCGCCGATCGCCGTCGCGCTGGCGAAGAGCCCGCTGGTCGACGAGCACGACCTCCGCAGCGTCGCGATCATCTGCTCCGCGGCGGCGCCGCTGGACGCCGACCTCGGCCGGGCCGTCGCCGCGCGGCTGGACGCCGCGATGCTGCAGGGCTACGGGCTCACCGAGTCCAGCCCCTGCACGCACGGCATCCCGCAGGACCGCCCCGACGTCGACGTGGGCTCGATCGGGGTGCTCATGGCCGGTGTGGAGGCGCGCGTCGTCGACCCGGGCACCGGCGAGGACGTCGCCCCGGGGGAGCGCGGGGAGCTGTGGTGCCGCGGCCCGAACATCATGCGGGGCTACCTCAACAACCCGGGCGCCACGGCCGCGGCCGTCGACGAGGACGGGTTCCTGCACACCGGCGACCTCGTCGAGCTGCGCGGCGACGTGTTCCACGTCGTCGACCGGCTCAAGGAGCTGATCAAGTACAAGGGCTACCAGATCGCGCCGGCGGAGCTGGAGGCCGTGCTGCTCGGGATCGACGCCGTGGCCGACGCCGCCGTGATCGGTGTCGTCGACGGCCTGGGCGACGAGGTGCCCAAGGCGTTCGTCGTGCGCCGGGACGGCCACGGCGACCTCGGCGCCGACGAGGTGATGGCGCTGGTCGCGCAGCGGGTCGCGCCCTACAAGAAGGTGCGGCGGGTGGAGTTCCTCGACGCGATCCCCAAGTCGCCGTCGGGGAAGATCCTGCGCAAGGCGCTGCGCGACCGGGAGCGGGAGCGCGACCGGGAGCGCGCCGCCGCGGTGGCGCCGGCATGA
- a CDS encoding acyl-CoA dehydrogenase family protein has protein sequence MTERRDFRDEVRAFVAELVPAGWRGIGELDGAAHAEFRDRARKELARRGWVAPAWPQRYGGAGLGPAELVVLVEELTGAGVPFGSDNDAFGISMLGNTMLRWSPPALLERFLPRIVSGEYVFAQGFSEPGAGSDLAALALRAVREGDRWVLHGQKLWSSGAHRANWMFVLARTDPAAPAHRGISMLLVPLDQPGVEVRPIRNITGDSDFNEVFFDGATTGADLVVGELNQGWTVAMTLLGFERGETALHAPIRFRNELRRLVELVRERGLGADPDVRLRLARCHVQVEQLRCHGLRTAARLVAGQEPGPDAAAFKLLWSEYHRVVTELAVDVLGLDALVPSGRPSPNWFHTDDPGAPNSSASWTSVWLNARAGTIYAGSSQVQRGIVGEMLLGLPKEPRPARR, from the coding sequence GTGACGGAACGACGGGACTTCCGCGACGAGGTCCGGGCGTTCGTCGCCGAGCTCGTCCCCGCGGGGTGGCGCGGGATCGGCGAGCTCGACGGCGCGGCGCACGCGGAGTTCCGCGACCGGGCCCGCAAGGAGCTCGCCCGCCGCGGCTGGGTGGCGCCCGCGTGGCCGCAGCGCTACGGCGGCGCCGGGCTCGGCCCGGCCGAGCTGGTGGTGCTCGTCGAGGAGCTCACCGGGGCCGGGGTCCCGTTCGGCTCGGACAACGACGCCTTCGGGATCAGCATGCTGGGCAACACGATGCTGCGCTGGTCGCCGCCCGCACTGCTCGAGCGGTTCCTGCCCCGGATCGTCTCCGGCGAGTACGTCTTCGCCCAGGGCTTCTCCGAGCCCGGCGCCGGCTCCGACCTCGCCGCCCTCGCCCTGCGCGCGGTGCGCGAGGGCGACCGGTGGGTGCTGCACGGGCAGAAGCTGTGGTCGTCGGGCGCGCACCGGGCCAACTGGATGTTCGTCCTCGCCCGCACCGACCCCGCCGCCCCGGCGCACCGGGGGATCAGCATGCTGCTGGTCCCGCTGGACCAGCCCGGCGTCGAGGTCCGCCCGATCCGCAACATCACCGGCGACAGCGACTTCAACGAGGTCTTCTTCGACGGCGCGACGACCGGGGCCGACCTGGTGGTCGGCGAGCTCAACCAGGGCTGGACGGTCGCGATGACGCTGCTCGGGTTCGAGCGCGGTGAGACCGCCCTGCACGCCCCGATCCGCTTCCGCAACGAGCTGCGCCGCCTCGTCGAGCTGGTTCGCGAGCGCGGCCTGGGCGCCGACCCGGACGTGCGCCTGCGGCTGGCCCGCTGCCACGTGCAGGTCGAGCAGCTGCGCTGCCACGGGCTGCGCACCGCGGCCCGCCTCGTCGCCGGGCAGGAGCCGGGGCCGGACGCGGCGGCGTTCAAGCTGCTGTGGAGCGAGTACCACCGGGTCGTCACCGAGCTCGCGGTCGACGTGCTCGGGCTCGACGCCCTCGTCCCGTCGGGTCGGCCCTCGCCGAACTGGTTCCACACCGACGACCCCGGCGCGCCGAACTCCAGCGCGTCCTGGACGAGCGTCTGGCTCAACGCCCGCGCGGGCACGATCTACGCCGGATCGTCGCAGGTCCAGCGCGGGATCGTCGGCGAGATGCTGCTCGGCCTGCCCAAGGAACCGCGCCCGGCACGGCGCTGA
- a CDS encoding acyl-CoA dehydrogenase family protein has product MTQDLAPHDHPPYGTPTEEQAALADAVRRAFADATARRPVPPRHDALPVALDADLWAALAGMDLLGLGVPEASGGSGGGVQDLCVLLEEAGAAVAAVPALGTAVVTSVLAHAPDARGVLDAVVAGTLVVTPAWETFPAAVVPQARAGALALADGTVRGQLAAVPFGADGDLALACASRDGAPVAVLLDLRADGVTRTAVPALDLGEPVAAVRVDGVAPELVLDDGGLDAGLPVARLLVLAAAELVGTARRALDDAVAHAQVRTQFGRPIGSFQALKHLLADRFVDLDAARLLVRDAALLLDLGRSDRSADAAARTALVAAMESAHAAARDGLQVHGGIGFTWEQTSHVLVRRARARRTVFGPPARVLDALAGHVLAP; this is encoded by the coding sequence GTGACGCAGGACCTCGCACCACACGACCACCCGCCCTACGGGACGCCCACCGAGGAGCAGGCCGCGCTGGCCGACGCCGTCCGGCGGGCCTTCGCCGACGCGACCGCGCGCCGCCCGGTGCCGCCGCGCCACGACGCGCTGCCCGTCGCGCTCGACGCCGACCTGTGGGCCGCGCTCGCCGGGATGGACCTGCTCGGACTCGGCGTGCCCGAGGCCTCCGGCGGGTCCGGCGGCGGGGTGCAGGACCTGTGCGTGCTGCTGGAGGAGGCCGGCGCCGCGGTGGCCGCGGTCCCCGCGCTGGGCACGGCCGTCGTCACCTCGGTGCTGGCCCACGCACCCGACGCGCGCGGCGTGCTGGACGCCGTGGTCGCCGGGACGCTCGTGGTCACCCCGGCCTGGGAGACGTTCCCCGCCGCGGTCGTGCCGCAGGCCCGGGCCGGTGCGCTGGCGCTCGCCGACGGCACCGTGCGGGGTCAGCTCGCCGCCGTGCCGTTCGGGGCCGACGGCGACCTGGCCCTGGCCTGCGCCAGCCGCGACGGCGCGCCGGTCGCGGTGCTGCTCGACCTGCGCGCCGACGGCGTCACCCGCACGGCGGTCCCGGCCCTGGACCTCGGGGAGCCGGTGGCGGCGGTGCGGGTGGACGGGGTCGCGCCGGAGCTCGTGCTGGACGACGGGGGCCTGGACGCCGGGCTGCCCGTCGCCCGCCTGCTCGTCCTCGCCGCCGCCGAGCTCGTGGGTACGGCGCGCCGCGCGCTCGACGACGCCGTCGCCCACGCGCAGGTGCGCACCCAGTTCGGACGGCCGATCGGGTCGTTCCAGGCCCTCAAGCACCTGCTGGCCGACCGGTTCGTCGACCTCGACGCGGCGCGCCTGCTCGTCCGCGACGCAGCGCTGCTGCTCGACCTCGGCAGGTCCGACCGGAGTGCCGACGCCGCCGCCCGCACCGCGCTCGTGGCCGCGATGGAGAGCGCCCACGCCGCGGCCCGCGACGGCCTGCAGGTGCACGGCGGCATCGGCTTCACCTGGGAGCAGACCTCGCACGTGCTGGTGCGCCGGGCCCGGGCGCGGCGGACGGTGTTCGGTCCGCCGGCCCGGGTGCTCGACGCCCTGGCCGGGCACGTGCTCGCTCCCTGA